One Onychomys torridus chromosome 17, mOncTor1.1, whole genome shotgun sequence genomic window carries:
- the Ckap2 gene encoding cytoskeleton-associated protein 2 — translation MAEATRKRCPGRAARNTLPVPRDLQLPPTKRDQPAFREQRKEKLKEYLLTRKTMFSYKQGNQISRDQKVKTAEDQAQEGRRILKLKTEMADKENIGNTRNVTSSERHNLKANIQAVQLSTRGDFQGQTMMSDQASHLKDNKKMQATAEKPRQDADVPKKRALGYYHGQVVQSKINSFRKLPSVKGENPAASKKLPATVSKAAKAQSVPASAISIRASHVTAATKCVNAKSVSTTSKNTLVRPPIRSLHGDTQGTAKQGLGRAPANVTVRKGPFKKESLRSEAVASVVDTHPQDRKRDKAPSRSVTSEGVARTNLSNTRLIEKSKNTDQRRYTIAGATVHRSVPPRESTEERKSRMTEWRTGKGRGLKRPPNLIAHQSEPKGPSENPVESFWTTMAEEDEQRLFTEKVNKTISECLNLINEGCPKEEILGTLNDLIHNIPDAKKLVKYWICLVRIEPITSPIENIISIYEKAILAGAQPIEEMRQTVIDILTMKSQEKVNLGENSEEPHATNEHTQEVKIEETSVGLEPGNPGEEMECHRNVEGCEDNQDSKIKDQTDHFITPDSKMEAGCLIRYNVSSTPGLQSMKKKIQHGKNSTFKELKFLTPVRRSRRIQEKALQLPDMLKDHDPSVSSLEQLSELGEDAFICRPNASLCPMFSETDLVGEK, via the exons ATGGCAGAGGCGACCAGGAAACGCTGTCCAGGCAGGGCTGCGAGGAACACCTTGCCGGTGCCCCGGGACCTGCAGCTGCCTCCGACCAAGAGAGACCAGCCGGCCTTCAGAG aacaaagaaaagaaaaactcaaggaATATCTGTTAACACGAAAAACAATGTTTTCATACAAACAAGGAAATCAGATATCCAG agATCAGAAAGTGAAGACGGCTGAAGATCAGGCCCAAGaagggaggagaattctgaaacTCAAAACGGAGATG GCcgataaagaaaatattggaaaCACAAGGAACGTAACCAGTTCAGAAAGACACAACCTGAAGGCTAACATTCAAGCTGTGCAGTTATCAACTCGAGGTGATTTTCAAGGACAGACAATGATGTCAGACCAGGCAAGTCACcttaaagacaataaaaagatGCAAGCAACAGCAGAAAAGCCCAGACAGGACGCCGACGTGCCCAAAAAACGAGCGCTTGGTTATTATCATGGCCAGGTTGTTCAGTCCAAGATTAATTCATTTAGAAAGCTTCCGAGTGTCAAAGGCGAGAATCCTGCAGCAAGCAAGAAACTTCCTGCTACTGTGTCCAAAGCCGCAAAGGCTCAGTCTGTGCCTGCCAGCGCCATCAGTATAAGAGCCTCACACGTGACTGCTGCCACCAAGTGTGTCAACGCTAAATCTGTGAGCACTACATCAAAGAACACACTTGTGCGACCGCCTATTAGGAGCCTCCACGGTGATACCCAGGGCACTGCGAAACAGGGCCTCGGCAGGGCGCCTGCCAATGTGACAGTCAGGAAAggaccttttaaaaaagaatctctaCGATCAGAAGCAGTTGCGTCCGTTGTTGATACCCATCCTcaggacagaaaaagagacaAGGCACCATCAAGAAGCGTGACATCTGAAGGTGTAGCCAGGACTAATTTGTCTAATACCAGACTGATAGAAAAGTCAAAAAATACTGACCAGCGCAGATACACAATAGCAGGAGCGACTGTTCATAGATCAGTTCCGCCCAGAGAAAGTACAGAGGAGAGAAA ATCTCGAATGACTGAGTGGAGAACTGGCAAAGGAAGAGGGCTAAAAAGGCCTCCGAATTTAATAGCTCATCAGTCTGAGCCCAAAGGACCAAGTGAAAACCCAGTCGAATCCTTTTGGACTACCATGGCAGAAGAAGATGAACAGAGGCTATTTACTGAAAAAGTAAACAAGACCATTTCTGAATGCCTGAACCTGATTAATGAG GGATGcccaaaagaagaaattttagGCACATTGAATGACCTGATTCATAATATTCCAGATGCCAAAAAACTTGTTAAATATTGGATATGTCTTGTACGTATTGAGCCAATCACAAGTCCTATTGAAAATATTATCTCAATCTATGAGAAGGCCATTCTGGCAGGGGCTCAG cctATTGAAGAGATGCGACAAACAGTCATAGATATTCTAACAATGAAGAGTCAAGAAAAAGTTAATTTGG GAGAAAACAGTGAGGAGCCTCATGCAACCAACGAACATACCCAGGAAGTCAAAATTGAAGAAACAAGTGTCGGTCTGGAACCAGGAAATCCAGGAGAGGAGATGGAGTGTCATAGAAACGTTGAAGGTTGTGAGGACAACCAAGACAGCAAAATAAAAGATCAAACCGACCATTTTATAACCCCTGATTCAAAAATGGAAGCAGGCTGCCTAATTAGATATAATGTATCTTCTACACCAGGCTTGCAAAG tatGAAAAAGAAGATACAACATGGTAAAAATTCCACATTTAAAGAGCTAAAGTTTCTCACACCAGTGAGGCGTTCACGACGCATTCAAGAGAAGGCTTTACAGCTGCCGGACATGTTAAAAGACCACGACCCTTCTGTGTCTTCCCTGGAACAGCTGTCTGAGTTGGGAGAGGATGCTTTCATTTGCCGTCCTAATGCATCACTGTGCCCCATGTTCTCTGAGACTGACCTAGTGGGAGAGAAATAG
- the LOC118569218 gene encoding charged multivesicular body protein 1b-like, giving the protein MEKHLFSLKFAAKELNRSAKKCDKEEKAEKAKIKKAIQKGNMEVARIHAENAIRQKNQAVNFLRMSARVDAVAARVQTAVTMGKVTKTMAGVVKTTDATLKTMNLEEISALMDKFEHQFETLDVQTQQLEDTMSSTTTLSTPQNQVDMLLREMADEAGLDLSMELPQGQTSSVGMSLASAEQDGLSQRLARLRDQI; this is encoded by the coding sequence ATGGAGAAACACCTGTTCAGCCTGAAGTTCGCGGCCAAAGAACTGAACAGGAGTGCCAAAAAATGCGACAAGGAGGAAAAGGCCGAAAAGGCCAAAATTAAAAAGGCCATTCAGAAGGGCAACATGGAAGTTGCGAGGATACACGCTGAAAATGCCATCCGCCAGAAGAACCAAGCGGTGAATTTCTTGAGAATGAGTGCGCGGGTGGATGCGGTGGCTGCCCGAGTCCAGACCGCGGTGACCATGGGCAAAGTGACCAAGACCATGGCCGGTGTGGTGAAGACTACGGATGCGACGTTGAAGACCATGAATCTGGAGGAGATCTCCGCTTTGATGGACAAATTCGAGCACCAGTTTGAGACCCTGGACGTCCAGACGCAGCAATTGGAAGACACGATGAGCAGTACGACGACGCTGAGCACTCCCCAGAACCAGGTGGACATGCTGCTCCGGGAAATGGCAGATGAGGCGGGCCTCGACCTCAGCATGGAGCTGCCGCAGGGCCAGACCAGTTCCGTGGGAATGAGCTTGGCTTCGGCTGAGCAGGATGGACTGTCCCAGAGACTGGCCCGCCTTCGGGATCAAATCTGA